A genomic segment from Ciona intestinalis chromosome 10, KH, whole genome shotgun sequence encodes:
- the LOC100183539 gene encoding phosphoserine aminotransferase-like, which yields MSTMNGNGYTNGHTAVQNGHSYSNIQAMKNGVHKTVQNGQTAPTKTEKSDVINFNPGPAKIDASVMAKAQTELLNYRNLGFGVLEMSHRSAEFIDIVEQAKTNLRELMKIPDNYKILFLQGGATGQFSAVPLNLLNLSSDATADYIVTGTWSAKAAKEAEKFGNINIVHPKLKKYTSIPAEETWQLNPNAAYLYYCDNETVNGVEFHFAPQAGNVPIIADMSSNILSKPVDVSKFGAIIAGAQKNIGCAGVTLVIIRDDLIGHQLKECPAVLDYKLQADMNSLYNTPPSYSIYLTGLVLEWIKNSGGVMSMAKRSAIKSQLIYSVINNSNGFYHCMIDDDCRSRINLPFRVGGPGGDQELESLFLERTKQANMVGLKGHRSVGGIRASLYNAVTIEETQKLADLMLAFQQEHA from the exons ATGTCAACTATGAACGGAAACGGTTACACCAACGGGCATACTGCTGTACAGAATGGTCACAGTTATAGCAATATACAGGCAATGAAAAACGGAGTACATAAGACAGTGCAGAATGGTCAAACCGCCCCGACAAAGACAGAAAAATCAGACGTTATCAACTTTAACCCCGGCCCAGCAAAGATAGACGCATCG GTGATGGCAAAAGCACAAACTGAACTCCTCAACTACAGAAATTTGGGCTTTGGCGTTCTTG AAATGAGTCACCGATCTGCGGAGTTTATTGATATTGTTGAACAAGCCAAAACCAATCTCAGAGAACTCAT GAAAATACCAGACAACTACAAGATTCTATTTCTGCAAGGTGGCGCCACTGGGCAGTTCAGTGCTGTGCCTTTAAATCTACTTAACCTTTCAAGTGATGCCACAGCAGATTACATTGTCACAGGAACTTGGTCTGCTAAAGCAGCAAAAGAG GCTGAAAAGTTCGGCAACATCAACATTGTGCacccaaaactcaaaaaatacACAA GCATTCCAGCTGAAGAAACATGGCAGTTAAACCCAAATGCAGCTTATCTTTATTACTGTGATAATGAAACTGTAAACGGAGTTGAATTCCACTTTGCACCACAAGCAGGAAATGTTCCAATTATTGCCGATATGTCTTCAAATATTCTCTCAAAACCTGTGGATGTTTCAAAG tttgGTGCAATTATTGCTGGAGCACAAAAGAACATCGGATGTGCCGGAGTGACTCTTGTTATCATCCGAGATGATCTTATTGGACATCAGTTGAAGGAATGTCCAGCCGTGCTCGACTACAAACTTCAAGCTGACATGAACTCACTTTATAATACACCACCTAGCTACAg catttatttGACTGGATTGGTTTTGGAATGGATCAAAAACTCTGGTGGAGTGATGTCTATGGCAAAGAGAAGTGCAATCAAGTCACAGTTGATCTACTCTGTCATTAACAACTCAAATGGATTTTACCA TTGCATGATTGATGACGACTGCAGGAGTCGAATCAATCTTCCATTCCGAGTTGGAGGACCTGGAGGTGACCAGGAGCTGGAGAGTCTCTTTCTCGAGAGAACGAAACAAGCGAACATGGTTGGATTAAAGGGACATCG GTCAGTAGGTGGTATTCGTGCTTCCTTGTACAATGCTGTCACGATTGAGGAAACTCAGAAGTTAGCAGATCTAATGCTTGCCTTTCAACAAGAACACGCttag
- the LOC104266170 gene encoding uncharacterized protein LOC104266170 isoform X2, with protein sequence MASRVNECFGFVAAATAFITGCVLMITVSPLVEDSAKYSADTTLYFNEVLSKLIPDYEPNFKVNWKIHARDVSELQGLTRRIVETIQKVACGSAFYCVTVSTIILFVAFCCLALKSRDNNPNELVTRPEIKEC encoded by the exons ATGGCGTCACGAGTTAACGAATGTTTTGGATTCGTGGCAGCAGCGACAGCTTTTATAACAG GCTGTGTGCTGATGATTACGGTATCCCCGTTGGTGGAAGACTCGGCAAAATACAGTGCTGATACGACACTATATTTCAATGAAGTTCTAAGTAAACTAATTCCCGATTATGAGCCCAATTTTAAAGTGAATTGGAAAATACACGCCAGAGATGTATCAG AGCTGCAAGGATTAACACGAAGAATCGTTGAGACAATTCAAAAGGTCGCGTGTGGTAGTGCTTTTTATTGCGTAACAGTGTCAACTATTATACTTTTCGTCGCATTTTGTTGTCTAGCTTTAAAATCTCGGGATAACAACCCAAACGAACTTGTCACGAGGCCGGAAATAAAAGAGTGTTGA
- the LOC104266170 gene encoding uncharacterized protein LOC104266170 isoform X1, producing the protein MARNVEIWYDLFGFFCFVLSVVLLTAGLCVLPWLTACFPLITLIYDSIGDIAIMHLYGLTRGSKFANTLKRMLEKVNTSEQFQEQQRVKNEDFDEFRRIVEKQMCISQTLTQYCIHGDSVFGVGDYRLCIDTKVLSPFEILTAAILKVSICACAISAILLILGIIKQRTRFRMASRVNECFGFVAAATAFITGNVYSTVG; encoded by the exons ATGGCGAGAAACGTAGAAATTTGGTACGATTTGTTTGGATTTTTCTGCTTCGTGCTCTCTGTTGTTCTGCTGACTGCTGGATTGTGCGTTCTCCCATGGCTGACTGCATGCTTTCCACTGATCACCCTTATATACGATAGCATTGGTGATATTGCTATAATGCATTTGTACGGGTTAACGCGGGGATCGAAGTTCGCCAACACCTTGAAAAGGATGTTGGAAAAAGTTAACACTTCAGAACAGTTTCAAGAGCAGCAACGTGTTAAGAATGAG GACTTCGACGAATTCAGAAGGATAGTAGAAAAGCAAATGTGCATTTCTCAAACACTAACGCAGTACTGCATACATGGAGACTCAGTGTTTGGCGTGGGGGATTATCGGCTATGTATTGATACAAAAG TTTTATCGCCGTTTGAAATTCTGACAGCGGCTATACTCAAAGTAAGTATCTGCGCATGCGCGATATCCGCGATTCTGTTAATATTgggaataataaaacaaagaacccGCTTTCGAATGGCGTCACGAGTTAACGAATGTTTTGGATTCGTGGCAGCAGCGACAGCTTTTATAACAGgtaatgtatatagtactgttgggtaa
- the LOC100178827 gene encoding prenylated Rab acceptor protein 1-like, producing MTDSEIPVTEISTEGITGSLKKMNSPAAREWITQRRNSVRPWSDFINTNKFRKPSSISQWTKRSVKNMEHYQTNYLFVFSGLIIYCIITSPLLLIALLIFLGACYVIHVKNEKSNIKILGHEITHMQQYAVAGALTFPLFFVAGAGAAVFWVLGVSFLLVALHASFHISPEEGTTEDETPFMETV from the exons atGACTGATTCTGAAATTCCAGTAACTGAAATCAGTACTGAAGGAATTACTGG ATCTTTAAAAAAGATGAATAGCCCAGCAGCGCGTGAATGGATAACTCAAAGAAGAAACAGTGTTCGACCATGGTCAGATTTCATTAATACAAATAAGTTTCGCAAGCCCTCTAGCATCTCCCAGTGGACAAAACGATCAGTTAAGAACATGGAGCATTATCAAACGAAttacttgtttgtattttcagGCCTAATCATTTACTGCAT AATCACATCACCGTTATTGTTGATTGCTCTGCTTATATTTCTTGGCGCTTGTTACGTTATACACGTGAAAAATGAGAAATCAAACATCAAAATATtag GTCATGAAATAACACATATGCAACAATATGCTGTTGCCGGTGCGTTAACGTTCCCACTTTTCTTTGTTGCTGGAGCTGGTGCTGCTGTTTTTTGGGTTTTAG GCGTTTCTTTTCTCCTCGTTGCTCTTCACGCTTCATTTCACATTTCTCCCGAGGAAGGAACGACAGAGGATGAAACCCCTTTCATGGAAACTGTTTAA
- the LOC100181236 gene encoding ubiquitin-associated and SH3 domain-containing protein B-like, translating into MANAQGLFLQQNAADTLLRNTSSLQVLLNMGFPKDRALKALAATGDAGVQVACDWIFAHVKDPTLDQVTPREFILYACPTGPFGLQLEEFWQQSLATCGRNGVHSSFPHITLCSFFKVMYISMFIWASINLKPVTVKGCPAKFAVEYFSTQNYVGLFLEENAAQFLRNLSEQFAEEAKTLAGTKVEPHSNKQLHITLAYKFPTNQFTKLEELAKKLDLNKPSAWEVRLYSKDPKFGDCETLRVLYPYSPTSETHLQLINGDCIFVGPEDVSDASKSSFEGWFYGTSWMTGCSGFFPATHTEKSTDTDTWTIHKNCVLTSKATASDEGRKLQRKYSRGADEFHTSGYSSQTLLQNDIAEVPEIDEPTHQQIESRDRSRHVPVPSNSGVVTTDPPPRPPKDDVYAQVQKPKGISPVLPTMNQRSRRIYIFRHAERVDVTFGKQWIKMSFDEQGHYHRKNLNMPQKIPKRVGGPEDFNHDSPITEMGLYQAFLTGQGLRGVGVNFSHVFSSPSLRCLQTANAILKGMGDDKKLNVNVDLALYEWMKWSPGGLPKFMDASSMNNFGIKVDKNYRSWVSEDDMPHNERCSDYFKRCHKFISRVAKETKGDILITGHAGSLDGLSRQIQGLSPRPMPEFVGIVTKIPYCGSLVLEDCPELGIWQIVDPPYPPLTHAPNPRFDWKILQG; encoded by the exons ATGGCAAATGCCCAGGGTTTATTTCTACAGCAAAATGCAGCGGATACTTTACTTCGAAACACATCTTCTCTTCAAGTTTTACTCAATATGGGGTTCCCGAAAGACAGAGC tttaaaagcGTTGGCGGCAACAGGGGATGCTGGAGTACAGGTCGCATGTGACtg GATTTTTGCTCATGTAAAAGACCCAACATTAGACCAAGTAACTCCAAGGGAATTTATTCTATATGCATGTCCAACAG GGCCATTTGGTTTACAACTCGAAGAGTTCTGGCAGCAATCGTTAGCCACTTGTGGGCGTAATGGAGTACACAGCTCATTTCCACACATAACCctatgttcattttttaaagtaatgtaTATTAGCATGTTTATATGGGCATCTATCAATTTAAAACCTGTTACAGT CAAGGGCTGCCCAGCAAAATTCGCAGTGGAATATTTTTCAACCCAAAACTATGTTGGGCTTTTTCTTGAAGAAAATGCAGCCCAGTTTCTTCGCAACCTTTCAGAACAGTTCGCTGAAGAAGCAAAAACTTTAGCAG GAACCAAAGTTGAACCACATAGCAACAAGCAGCTTCATATTACACTGGCATATAAATTCCCAACAAACCAATTTACAAAACTTGAAGAGTTGGCAAAGAaacttgatttaaataaaccatcaGCTTGGGAGGTTCGGTTATATTCAAAGGACCCGAAATTTGGAGACTGTGAG ACACTACGAGTGTTGTATCCATATTCACCAACTTCCGAAACACATCTTCAGCTCATCAATGGTGATTGCATCTTTGTAGGTCCTGAAGATGTTTCTGACGCTTCCAA GTCTAGCTTTGAGGGTTGGTTCTATGGCACATCATGGATGACTGGGTGTAGTGGTTTCTTCCCAGCCACCCACACAGAGAAATCAACAGACACAGATACATGGACAATACACAA GAACTGTGTGCTGACAAGTAAAGCAACCGCTTCGGATGAAGGACGAAAGTTGCAACGAAAATATTCGCGAGGGGCTGACGAATTCCACACATCTGGTTATAGTTCACAAACCTTACTACAGAAC GATATAGCTGAAGTGCCAGAAATAGATGAACCAACACACCAGCAAATAGAAAGTAGAGACCGAAGTAGACACGTACCAGTACCAAGCAACTCTGGGGTTGTCACAACTGACCCACCACCTAGACCACCCAAAGATGATGTTTACGCCCAG gttCAAAAACCTAAAGGTATCTCCCCTGTACTGCCAACAATGAACCAAAGATCACGaagaatttatattttccgTCACGCTGAGCGAGTGGATGTCACGTTTGGGAAACAGTGGATTAAAATGTCATTTGATGAACAAG GCCACTATCACCGGAAAAACCTTAACATGCCGCAAAAGATTCCAAAACGAGTTGGTGGGCCAGAAGATTTTAACCACGATAGCCCTATTACTGAAATGGGTTTGTACCAG GCATTTTTGACTGGTCAAGGTCTTAGAGGGGTTGGGGTGAATTTTAGCCACGTTTTTTCAAGTCCTTCGCTAAGATGTCTACAGACTGCGAATGCTATTTTGAAGG GTATGGGCGATGACAAGAAATTGAACGTAAACGTTGATCTTGCGTTATATGAGTGGATGAAGTGGAGTCCAG GTGGATTGCCCAAGTTTATGGATGCTTCAAGTATGAACAACTTTGGAATAAAGGTCGACAAGAATTATCGAAGTTGGGTTTCTGAAGATGACATGCCGCATAATGAAAGATGCAGCGATTATTTCAAGCGGTGTCATAAGTTTATATCAAGAGTTGCAAAGGAAACAAAAG GAGATATATTGATCACCGGGCATGCAGGATCCCTAGATGGTCTCTCCCGTCAAATACAAGGGTTAAGCCCACGACCAATGCCAGAGTTTGTGGGAATTGTAACTAAG ATTCCTTACTGTGGATCACTAGTGCTTGAAGATTGTCCAGAGTTGGGTATCTGGCAAATTGTTGACCCTCCGTACCCCCCTTTAACCCACGCCCCTAACCCTAGGTTTGATTGGAAGATATTACAAGGATAG
- the LOC100185906 gene encoding eukaryotic initiation factor 4A-III codes for MATFERSGGSAVRNVKKDNDMSKVTFETSEEVDVTATFDSMGLREDLLRGIYAYGFEKPSAIQQRAIKQITKGRDVIAQAQSGTGKTATFSISVLQMIDTQLRDTQALVLSPTRELAQQIQKVILALGDYMSVQCHACIGGTNVGEDIRKLDYGQHVVSGTPGRVFDMIRRRSLRTRSIKMLILDESDEMLNKGFKEQIYDVYRYLPPAIQVVLLSATLPHEILEMTNKFMTDPIRILVKRDELTLEGIKQFFVAVDKEEWKFDTLCDLYDTLTITQAVIFCNTKRKVDWLTEKMRDANFTVLCMHGDMPQKERTEIMKQFRSGESRVLICTDVWARGLDVPQVSLIINYDLPNNRELYIHRIGRSGRYGRKGVSINFVKNDDIRILRDIEQYYSTQIDEMPMNVSDLI; via the exons atggcAACATTTGAGCGAAGTGGTGGTTCTGCCGTTCGCAACGTAAAGAAAGATAATGATATGTCAAAAGTTACGTTTGAAACTTCAGAAGAGGTTGATGTCACCGCAACTTTTGATTCTATGGGACTGAGGGAAGATTTACTAAGAGGAATATATGCTTATG GATTTGAAAAACCATCAGCAATTCAACAAAGAGCAATCAAGCAAATCACAAAAGGCAGGGATGTCATTGCACA GGCTCAATCCGGTACTGGTAAAACTGCCACATTCTCCATCTCCGTCCTTCAGATGATCGACACCCAACTTCGTGATACTCAAGCTCTGGTGCTTTCCCCAACAAGAGAATTGGCCCAACAGATTCAAAAG GTTATTCTTGCCCTTGGTGATTACATGTCAGTACAATGTCATGCTTGTATTGGAGGTACAAACGTAGGAGAGGACATTCGTAAATTGGATTATGGTCAACATGTTGTGTCTGGAACACCAGGGCGTGTATTCG ACATGATCCGCAGAAGAAGTCTCCGTACTCGTTCCATCAAGATGTTAATTCTCGATGAATCCGATGAAATGTTGAACAAAGGATTCAAAGAACAAATTTACGACGTTTACCGATATTTGCCGCCAGCAATACAG GTTGTATTATTGAGTGCTACACTTCCGCACGAAATCCTTGAGATGACAAACAAGTTCATGACTGACCCGATCAGAATTCTCGTCAAACG TGATGAACTGACACTAGAGGGCATCAAGCAGTTCTTCGTAGCTGTAGACAAGGAGGAATGGAAGTTCGACACTTTATGTGATCTTTATGATACTCTTACCATCACACAAGCTGTCATATTCTGCAACACAAAGCGTAAG GTTGACTGGCTGACTGAAAAAATGCGAGATGCCAACTTCACTGTATTGTGTATGCATGGTGATATGCCACAGAAGGAGAGGACTGAAATTATGAAACAATTCAGATCAGGAGAAAG TCGTGTATTGATCTGCACTGATGTTTGGGCTCGTGGATTGGATGTTCCACAAGTATCTCTCATTATCAACTATGATCTACCGAACAACAGAGAACTTTACATTCATAGGATTGGAAG ATCTGGACGTTATGGCAGAAAGGGTGTGTCTATCAACTTTGTTAAGAACGATGATATTCGTATCTTGCGTGATATTGAGCAATATTACTCCACACAAATTGATGAAATGCCCATGAATG tttctgACTTGATCTGA
- the ci-rsp4/6 gene encoding uncharacterized protein LOC100180393, whose translation MAAETASGTPDIPNNQRELETQNAKAYLLKSSEKSNTNLYDHLSRVLTKVLDERPENVVDVFEDISNSVKREKFVSKVDTIRDEFEPSTEFQLAEVQKPLFERTGDADAEMEAEEEVETPLPNVMDLAFHFEQAGIGLSREEMYRIFLCLKQLVDTYPLQTVRFWGKILGTEANYLVAEVQYREGEEEEEEEEEKEEEKEDEKEEDEEEGEGGEEDDIPKPDFKPPVVIPKEENRAGANKYVYFVCNEPGKAWTKLPPVTPAQIVASRKIKKLFTGKLEAPVVSYPPFPGNEASYLRAQIARISAGTQVSPLGYYQFDEEEEEEEEGEGRTDFVENPDFEGVPLRDLIDPSMANWVHHVQHVLPQGRCVWFNPVQKNEEDFEDEEDEEEREEPDEPEPEVGPPLLTPLSEDVEIENMPPWTCKLTSHLVPQYAICVLKSNLWPGAAAFSNGKKFENMYVGYGHKYNSQNYSPVPPPPMQKEYPSGAEITEAEDPSVEEEAALKAAQEEAMAAAEDMEEMEEEEEDDD comes from the exons atggCAGCTGAAACTGCGTCAGGAACTCCTGATATTCCAAACAACCAACGGGAACTCGAAACACAAAACGCAAAAGCTTACTTGCTCAAGTCAAGTGAAAAATCTAACACCAATTT ATATGATCATTTGTCACGAGTTTTGACCAAAGTTTTGGACGAACGACCAGAAAATGTGGTTGACGTGTTCGAAGACATTAGTAACTCAGTGAAAAGGGAAAAGTTTGTTTCAAAAGTCGACACAATTCGCGATGAATTTGAACCCAGCACAGAATTTCAACTAGCTGAAGTCCAAAAACCACTTTTTGAAAGAACAGGAGATGCTGATGCTGAAATG GAAGCAGAGGAAGAAGTAGAAACTCCTCTTCCAAATGTGATGGATCTTGCTTTCCACTTTGAGCAAGCAGGAATCGGACTCAGCAGGGAAGAAATGTACagaatatttctatgtttgaaaCAGCTTGTTGACACTTATCCTTTGCAAACTGTCCGATTCTGGG GTAAGATTCTCGGAACTGAGGCAAATTATCTGGTTGCTGAGGTTCAGTATAGAGAGGGAGAAGAGgaggaggaagaagaagaggaaaaa GAGGAGGAAAAAGAGGATGAGAAGGAGGAAGATGAGGAGGAGGGAGAAGGAGGAGAAGAGGACGACATTCCAAAACCAGATTTCAAACCTCCAGTGGTGATCCCAAAAGAGGAAAATCGGGCAGGAGCAAACAAATATGTCTACTTTGTCTGCAATGAGCCAG gCAAAGCATGGACCAAGCTCCCACCTGTTACTCCTGCACAAATTGTTGCTAGTCGTAAAATAAAGAAGTTGTTCACTGGCAAGTTGGAAGCTCCAGTTGTCAGTTACCCTCCCTTCCCAGGCAACGAAGCAAGTTATTTGAGGGCACAGATTGCAAGAATTAGTGCTGGAACACAG GTCAGTCCTCTTGGATATTATCAGTTTgatgaagaagaggaagaagaagaagagggTGAAGGAAGAACTGACTTTGTTGAGAACCCAGATTTTGAAGGGGTTCCACTTCGTGACCTGATTGACCCCTCCATGGCCAACTGGGTGCACCATGTGCAACATGTGCTTCCACAGGGACGCTGTGTGTGGTTCAACCCAGTGCAGAAAAACGAG GAGGATTTTGAGGATGAGGAAGATGAAGAGGAGAGGGAGGAACCTGATGAGCCAGAACCAGAGGTTGGTCCTCCCCTTCTTACTCCTCTATCGGAAGATGTTGAGATCGAGAACATGCCTCCATGGACCTGCAAGCTAACATCTCATCTTGTTCCTCAATACGCCATCTGCGTTCTGAAGTCAAATTTGTGGCCGGGAGCTGCAGCTTTCTCTAATGGGAA GAAATTTGAGAACATGTATGTTGGTTACGGGCACAAGTACAACTCGCAGAACTACAGCCCTGTTCCCCCTCCTCCCATGCAAAAGGAGTATCCCAGTGGAGCCGAGATCACAGAAGCAGAAGATCCAAGTGTGGAAGAAGAGGCGGCTCTCAAAGCAGCTCAGGAGGAAGCGATGGCAGCAGCGGAAGACATGGAAGAGAtggaagaagaagaggaagatgaTGATTAA
- the ci-rsp4/6 gene encoding uncharacterized protein LOC100180393 isoform X1, whose product MVTCFCCDLIFRSDGVCWSSLIFLHNFKKNQKMAAETASGTPDIPNNQRELETQNAKAYLLKSSEKSNTNLYDHLSRVLTKVLDERPENVVDVFEDISNSVKREKFVSKVDTIRDEFEPSTEFQLAEVQKPLFERTGDADAEMEAEEEVETPLPNVMDLAFHFEQAGIGLSREEMYRIFLCLKQLVDTYPLQTVRFWGKILGTEANYLVAEVQYREGEEEEEEEEEKEEEKEDEKEEDEEEGEGGEEDDIPKPDFKPPVVIPKEENRAGANKYVYFVCNEPGKAWTKLPPVTPAQIVASRKIKKLFTGKLEAPVVSYPPFPGNEASYLRAQIARISAGTQVSPLGYYQFDEEEEEEEEGEGRTDFVENPDFEGVPLRDLIDPSMANWVHHVQHVLPQGRCVWFNPVQKNEEDFEDEEDEEEREEPDEPEPEVGPPLLTPLSEDVEIENMPPWTCKLTSHLVPQYAICVLKSNLWPGAAAFSNGKKFENMYVGYGHKYNSQNYSPVPPPPMQKEYPSGAEITEAEDPSVEEEAALKAAQEEAMAAAEDMEEMEEEEEDDD is encoded by the exons ATGGTAACATGTTTTTGTTGCGATCTTATTTTCCGAAGCGACGGAGTCTGCTGGAGCTCACTG atttttctGCATAACTttaagaaaaatcaaaaaatggCAGCTGAAACTGCGTCAGGAACTCCTGATATTCCAAACAACCAACGGGAACTCGAAACACAAAACGCAAAAGCTTACTTGCTCAAGTCAAGTGAAAAATCTAACACCAATTT ATATGATCATTTGTCACGAGTTTTGACCAAAGTTTTGGACGAACGACCAGAAAATGTGGTTGACGTGTTCGAAGACATTAGTAACTCAGTGAAAAGGGAAAAGTTTGTTTCAAAAGTCGACACAATTCGCGATGAATTTGAACCCAGCACAGAATTTCAACTAGCTGAAGTCCAAAAACCACTTTTTGAAAGAACAGGAGATGCTGATGCTGAAATG GAAGCAGAGGAAGAAGTAGAAACTCCTCTTCCAAATGTGATGGATCTTGCTTTCCACTTTGAGCAAGCAGGAATCGGACTCAGCAGGGAAGAAATGTACagaatatttctatgtttgaaaCAGCTTGTTGACACTTATCCTTTGCAAACTGTCCGATTCTGGG GTAAGATTCTCGGAACTGAGGCAAATTATCTGGTTGCTGAGGTTCAGTATAGAGAGGGAGAAGAGgaggaggaagaagaagaggaaaaa GAGGAGGAAAAAGAGGATGAGAAGGAGGAAGATGAGGAGGAGGGAGAAGGAGGAGAAGAGGACGACATTCCAAAACCAGATTTCAAACCTCCAGTGGTGATCCCAAAAGAGGAAAATCGGGCAGGAGCAAACAAATATGTCTACTTTGTCTGCAATGAGCCAG gCAAAGCATGGACCAAGCTCCCACCTGTTACTCCTGCACAAATTGTTGCTAGTCGTAAAATAAAGAAGTTGTTCACTGGCAAGTTGGAAGCTCCAGTTGTCAGTTACCCTCCCTTCCCAGGCAACGAAGCAAGTTATTTGAGGGCACAGATTGCAAGAATTAGTGCTGGAACACAG GTCAGTCCTCTTGGATATTATCAGTTTgatgaagaagaggaagaagaagaagagggTGAAGGAAGAACTGACTTTGTTGAGAACCCAGATTTTGAAGGGGTTCCACTTCGTGACCTGATTGACCCCTCCATGGCCAACTGGGTGCACCATGTGCAACATGTGCTTCCACAGGGACGCTGTGTGTGGTTCAACCCAGTGCAGAAAAACGAG GAGGATTTTGAGGATGAGGAAGATGAAGAGGAGAGGGAGGAACCTGATGAGCCAGAACCAGAGGTTGGTCCTCCCCTTCTTACTCCTCTATCGGAAGATGTTGAGATCGAGAACATGCCTCCATGGACCTGCAAGCTAACATCTCATCTTGTTCCTCAATACGCCATCTGCGTTCTGAAGTCAAATTTGTGGCCGGGAGCTGCAGCTTTCTCTAATGGGAA GAAATTTGAGAACATGTATGTTGGTTACGGGCACAAGTACAACTCGCAGAACTACAGCCCTGTTCCCCCTCCTCCCATGCAAAAGGAGTATCCCAGTGGAGCCGAGATCACAGAAGCAGAAGATCCAAGTGTGGAAGAAGAGGCGGCTCTCAAAGCAGCTCAGGAGGAAGCGATGGCAGCAGCGGAAGACATGGAAGAGAtggaagaagaagaggaagatgaTGATTAA